A single region of the Streptomyces sp. ITFR-16 genome encodes:
- a CDS encoding glycosyltransferase family 4 protein, whose translation MKIGIVCPYSWDVPGGVQFHIRDLAEHLIRLGHQVSVLAPADDETPLPPYVVSAGRAVPVPYNGSVARLNFGFLSAARVRRWLHDGTFDVIHIHEPTSPSLGLLTCWAAQGPIVATFHTSNPRSRAMIAAYPILQPALEKISARIAVSEYARRTLVEHLGGDAVVIPNGVDVGFFAEAEPRPEWQGGTIGFIGRIDEPRKGLPVLMRALPAILEARPDTRLLVAGRGDEEEAVASLPEQMRARVEFLGMVSDEDKARLLRSVDVYVAPNTGGESFGIILVEAMSAGAPVLASDLDAFAQVLDLGAAGELFANENADALAEAAVRLLGDPERRAELRERGSAHVRRFDWSTVGADILAVYETVADGAASVAADERTGLRARFGLARD comes from the coding sequence GTGAAGATCGGCATCGTCTGCCCGTACTCCTGGGACGTACCGGGCGGCGTGCAGTTCCACATCCGTGATCTGGCCGAGCACCTGATCCGTCTCGGCCACCAGGTCTCCGTGCTGGCCCCGGCCGACGACGAGACCCCGCTGCCGCCGTACGTGGTGTCGGCGGGCCGGGCCGTGCCCGTCCCGTACAACGGCTCCGTCGCCCGGCTGAACTTCGGCTTCCTGTCCGCGGCACGGGTGCGGCGCTGGCTGCACGACGGCACGTTCGACGTGATCCACATCCATGAGCCGACCTCGCCCTCGCTGGGGCTGCTGACGTGCTGGGCGGCCCAGGGGCCGATCGTCGCCACGTTCCACACGTCCAACCCGCGCTCCCGGGCGATGATCGCCGCGTACCCGATCCTGCAGCCCGCGCTGGAGAAGATCAGTGCGCGGATCGCGGTGAGCGAGTACGCCCGCCGGACCCTGGTCGAGCACCTGGGCGGCGACGCGGTGGTCATCCCGAACGGGGTGGACGTCGGGTTCTTCGCGGAGGCCGAGCCCCGGCCCGAGTGGCAGGGCGGCACGATCGGCTTCATCGGCCGCATCGACGAGCCCCGCAAGGGCCTGCCCGTCCTGATGCGGGCCCTGCCCGCGATCCTTGAGGCGCGCCCGGACACCAGGCTGCTGGTGGCCGGCCGGGGCGACGAGGAGGAGGCCGTCGCCTCGCTGCCCGAACAGATGCGTGCGCGCGTCGAGTTCCTCGGCATGGTGAGCGACGAGGACAAGGCCCGCCTGCTGCGCAGCGTCGATGTGTACGTGGCGCCCAACACCGGCGGCGAGAGCTTCGGGATCATCCTGGTCGAGGCCATGTCGGCGGGCGCACCGGTCCTCGCCAGCGATCTGGACGCCTTCGCGCAGGTCCTCGATCTGGGCGCGGCCGGCGAGCTGTTCGCCAACGAGAACGCCGACGCGCTCGCCGAGGCGGCCGTGCGGCTGCTGGGCGACCCGGAGCGGCGCGCGGAACTGCGGGAGCGCGGCAGCGCACACGTGCGGCGCTTCGACTGGTCCACCGTCGGGGCGGACATCCTCGCGGTGTACGAGACGGTGGCGGACGGGGCCGCGTCGGTGGCGGCGGACGAACGCACGGGGCTGCGGGCCCGGTTCGGGCTGGCCCGGGACTGA
- the pdxS gene encoding pyridoxal 5'-phosphate synthase lyase subunit PdxS, which yields MSTLPTTPQSADGPATGTARVKRGMAEQLKGGVIMDVVNAEQAKIAEDAGAVAVMALERVPADIRKDGGVARMSDPTMIEEIIESVSIPVMAKSRIGHFVEAQVLQSLGVDYIDESEVLTPADEVNHSDKFAFTTPFVCGATNLGEALRRIAEGAAMIRSKGEAGTGNVVEAVRHLRQIKNEIARLRGYDNNELYAAAKDLRAPYELVKEVAELGKLPVVLFSAGGVATPADAALMRQLGAEGVFVGSGIFKSGDPAKRAAAIVKATTFYDDPKIIADASRNLGEAMVGINCDTLPETERYANRGW from the coding sequence GTGTCCACGCTTCCCACCACCCCGCAGTCCGCCGACGGCCCCGCCACCGGCACCGCCCGAGTCAAGCGCGGCATGGCCGAGCAGCTCAAGGGCGGCGTGATCATGGACGTCGTCAACGCCGAGCAGGCGAAGATCGCCGAGGACGCGGGCGCCGTGGCCGTCATGGCGCTGGAGCGGGTGCCGGCCGACATCCGCAAGGACGGCGGCGTGGCCCGGATGTCCGACCCGACCATGATCGAGGAGATCATCGAGTCGGTCTCCATCCCGGTGATGGCCAAGTCCCGCATCGGGCACTTCGTCGAGGCACAGGTCCTGCAGTCCCTCGGCGTCGACTACATCGACGAGTCCGAGGTCCTGACCCCGGCCGACGAGGTCAACCACAGCGACAAGTTCGCCTTCACCACCCCGTTCGTCTGCGGCGCGACCAACCTGGGCGAGGCGCTGCGCCGCATCGCCGAGGGCGCGGCCATGATCCGCTCCAAGGGCGAGGCCGGCACCGGCAACGTCGTCGAGGCCGTCCGCCACCTGCGCCAGATCAAGAACGAGATCGCCCGGCTGCGCGGCTACGACAACAACGAGCTGTACGCCGCCGCCAAGGACCTGCGGGCCCCGTACGAGCTGGTCAAGGAGGTCGCCGAGCTGGGCAAGCTGCCCGTCGTCCTCTTCTCCGCGGGCGGCGTCGCCACCCCGGCCGACGCCGCGCTGATGCGCCAGCTCGGTGCCGAGGGCGTCTTCGTCGGTTCCGGCATCTTCAAGTCCGGCGACCCGGCCAAGCGCGCCGCCGCCATCGTGAAGGCCACCACCTTCTACGACGACCCGAAGATCATCGCGGACGCCTCCCGCAACCTGGGCGAGGCCATGGTCGGCATCAACTGCGACACCCTGCCCGAGACCGAGCGCTACGCCAACCGCGGCTGGTAG
- the pdxT gene encoding pyridoxal 5'-phosphate synthase glutaminase subunit PdxT, translating into MSDTPVIGVLALQGDVREHLIALASADAQARPVRRPEELAEVEGLVIPGGESTTMSKLAALFGMLEPLRERVRAGMPVYGTCAGMILLADKILDPRSGQETLGGIDMIVRRNAFGRQNESFEAAVEVAGIEGGPVEGVFIRAPWVESVGARAEVIAEHGGHIVAVRQGNALATSFHPELTGDHRLHAYFVDMVRAVT; encoded by the coding sequence ATGAGCGACACCCCTGTGATCGGCGTCCTGGCTCTCCAGGGCGACGTGCGGGAACACCTGATCGCCCTGGCCTCGGCGGACGCCCAGGCCAGGCCGGTCCGGCGTCCCGAGGAGCTTGCCGAGGTCGAGGGACTGGTGATCCCGGGCGGCGAGTCCACCACCATGTCCAAGCTGGCCGCGCTGTTCGGCATGCTGGAGCCGCTGCGCGAGCGGGTCCGGGCGGGCATGCCGGTCTACGGCACCTGCGCCGGGATGATCCTGCTCGCCGACAAGATCCTCGACCCACGCTCGGGCCAGGAGACGCTCGGCGGCATCGACATGATCGTGCGCCGTAACGCTTTCGGGCGGCAGAACGAGTCGTTCGAGGCGGCCGTCGAGGTCGCCGGGATCGAGGGCGGCCCCGTCGAGGGCGTCTTCATCCGGGCCCCCTGGGTCGAGTCCGTGGGCGCGCGGGCCGAGGTGATCGCCGAGCACGGCGGCCATATCGTGGCGGTACGGCAGGGAAACGCCCTGGCCACGTCATTCCACCCGGAACTGACCGGCGACCACCGGCTGCACGCGTACTTCGTGGACATGGTGCGCGCAGTCACCTGA
- a CDS encoding YebC/PmpR family DNA-binding transcriptional regulator codes for MSGHSKWATTKHKKAVIDAKRGKLFAKLIKNIEVAARTGGVDPDGNPTLVDAIQKAKKSSVPNKNIDSAVKRGGGLEAGGVDYQTIMYEGYGPNGVAVLIECLTDNRNRAASDVRVAMTRNGGSMADPGSVSYLFNRKGVVIVPKGELSEDDVLGAVLDAGAEEVNDLGESYEVVSEATDMVAVRTALQEAGIDYDSAEANFLPTMQVDLDEEGARKIFKLIDALEDSDDVQNVFANFDVSDEVMEKVDA; via the coding sequence ATGTCCGGCCACTCTAAATGGGCTACGACGAAGCACAAGAAGGCCGTGATTGACGCCAAGCGCGGCAAGCTCTTCGCGAAGCTGATCAAGAACATCGAGGTCGCGGCCCGCACCGGCGGTGTGGACCCCGACGGCAACCCGACCCTTGTGGACGCGATCCAGAAGGCGAAGAAGAGCTCGGTCCCGAACAAGAACATCGACTCCGCGGTCAAGCGCGGCGGCGGTCTCGAAGCGGGCGGCGTCGACTACCAGACGATCATGTACGAGGGCTACGGCCCGAACGGTGTCGCGGTGCTCATCGAGTGCCTCACCGACAACCGCAACCGCGCCGCGTCCGACGTACGGGTCGCCATGACCCGCAACGGCGGCTCGATGGCGGACCCGGGCTCGGTCTCGTACCTGTTCAACCGCAAGGGCGTCGTCATCGTCCCCAAGGGCGAGCTGTCCGAGGACGACGTGCTGGGCGCGGTGCTCGACGCCGGTGCCGAGGAGGTCAACGACCTCGGTGAGAGCTACGAGGTCGTCAGCGAGGCCACCGACATGGTCGCGGTCCGCACCGCGCTCCAGGAGGCGGGCATCGACTACGACTCGGCCGAGGCCAACTTCCTGCCCACCATGCAGGTCGACCTCGACGAGGAGGGCGCGCGCAAGATCTTCAAGCTGATCGACGCGCTGGAGGACAGCGACGACGTGCAGAACGTCTTCGCCAACTTCGACGTCTCCGACGAGGTCATGGAGAAGGTCGACGCCTGA
- the ruvC gene encoding crossover junction endodeoxyribonuclease RuvC: protein MRVLGVDPGLTRCGVGVVEGVAGRPLTMLGVGVVRTPADAELGHRLVAIERGIEEWLDEHRPEYVAVERVFAQHNVRTVMGTAQASAVAMLCASRRGIPVALHTPSEVKAAVTGSGRADKAQVGAMVTRLLRLDAPPKPADAADALALAICHIWRAPAVNRLQQAHAAAAARTPRVPRTAAAPVRKVPR, encoded by the coding sequence GTGCGGGTACTGGGCGTGGACCCGGGGCTGACCCGGTGCGGCGTCGGCGTCGTCGAGGGGGTCGCGGGCCGGCCGCTGACGATGCTCGGCGTCGGAGTCGTGCGCACCCCGGCCGACGCGGAGCTCGGCCACCGGCTGGTGGCCATCGAGCGCGGCATCGAGGAGTGGCTCGACGAGCACCGGCCCGAATACGTCGCCGTGGAGCGGGTGTTCGCCCAGCACAACGTCCGTACGGTGATGGGCACCGCCCAGGCCAGCGCCGTCGCCATGCTCTGCGCGTCCCGGCGCGGCATCCCCGTCGCCCTGCACACGCCCAGCGAGGTCAAGGCCGCCGTCACCGGCAGCGGGCGCGCCGACAAGGCCCAGGTCGGGGCCATGGTCACCCGGCTCCTGCGGCTGGACGCCCCGCCGAAACCCGCCGACGCGGCCGACGCCCTCGCCCTCGCCATCTGCCACATCTGGCGCGCCCCCGCGGTCAACCGCCTCCAGCAGGCGCACGCCGCAGCCGCGGCCCGCACCCCGCGCGTCCCGCGCACCGCAGCAGCCCCCGTCCGGAAGGTCCCCCGATGA
- the ruvA gene encoding Holliday junction branch migration protein RuvA, which translates to MIAFVSGPVAALAPTTAVIEVGGIGMAVQCAPATLAGLRIGKEARLATSLVVREDSLTLYGFADDDERQVFELLQTASGVGPRLAQAMLATHSPDALRVAVATGDEKALTAVSGIGKKGAQKLLLELKDRLGEPVGAHIGKQGIGAAVSASWRDQLQAALIGLGYATREADEAVSAVAPQAEEALAQGGQAPVPQLLRAALQTLNRAR; encoded by the coding sequence ATGATCGCCTTCGTCAGCGGCCCCGTCGCCGCACTCGCCCCGACCACGGCCGTGATCGAGGTCGGCGGCATCGGCATGGCCGTCCAGTGCGCGCCCGCCACCCTGGCCGGCCTGCGCATCGGCAAGGAGGCCAGGCTCGCCACCTCCCTCGTCGTACGGGAGGACTCGCTGACGCTCTACGGCTTCGCCGACGACGACGAGCGCCAGGTCTTCGAGCTGCTGCAGACGGCCAGCGGGGTCGGCCCCCGGCTCGCCCAGGCGATGCTTGCCACGCACAGCCCCGACGCCCTGCGCGTCGCCGTCGCCACCGGGGACGAGAAGGCACTCACCGCCGTCTCGGGCATCGGCAAGAAGGGCGCGCAGAAGCTCCTGCTCGAACTGAAGGACCGGCTCGGCGAGCCCGTCGGCGCCCACATCGGCAAGCAGGGCATCGGTGCCGCCGTCTCCGCGTCCTGGCGCGACCAGCTCCAGGCCGCCCTGATCGGCCTCGGCTACGCGACCCGCGAGGCGGACGAGGCGGTCTCCGCCGTGGCACCGCAGGCGGAGGAGGCCCTTGCCCAGGGCGGCCAGGCGCCCGTGCCGCAGCTCCTGCGCGCCGCCCTGCAGACCCTGAACCGCGCACGCTGA
- the ruvB gene encoding Holliday junction branch migration DNA helicase RuvB — protein sequence MNWDETGPDTDERLGDPFDERLVDAGADGEDTAVEAALRPKDLDEFVGQEKVREQLDLVLKAARARGATADHVLLSGAPGLGKTTLSMIIAAEMNAPIRITSGPAIQHAGDLAAILSSLQEGEVLFLDEIHRMSRPAEEMLYMAMEDFRVDVIVGKGPGATAIPLELPPFTLVGATTRAGLLPPPLRDRFGFTGHMEFYAPAELERVIHRSARLLDVEIDVDGAAEIAGRSRGTPRIANRLLRRVRDYAQVKAEGRIDREIAAAALRVYEVDGRGLDRLDRAVLGALLKLFGGGPVGLSTLAVAVGEERETVEEVAEPFLVREGLLARTPRGRVATPAAWAHLGLVPPQHGGKGQQGLFGA from the coding sequence ATGAACTGGGACGAGACCGGACCCGACACCGACGAGCGCCTCGGCGATCCGTTCGACGAGCGGCTTGTCGACGCCGGTGCGGACGGCGAGGACACGGCGGTCGAGGCGGCGCTGCGGCCCAAGGACCTCGACGAGTTCGTCGGCCAGGAGAAGGTCCGCGAACAGCTCGACCTGGTCCTCAAGGCGGCCCGCGCCCGCGGCGCCACCGCCGACCACGTGCTGCTCTCCGGTGCCCCGGGACTGGGCAAGACGACTCTCTCCATGATCATCGCCGCGGAGATGAACGCGCCGATCCGCATCACCTCGGGCCCCGCCATCCAGCACGCGGGCGACCTGGCGGCGATCCTGTCCTCCCTCCAGGAGGGCGAGGTCCTCTTCCTCGACGAGATCCATCGCATGTCCCGGCCCGCCGAGGAGATGCTCTACATGGCCATGGAGGACTTCCGGGTCGACGTGATCGTCGGCAAGGGGCCCGGGGCCACCGCCATCCCGCTGGAGCTGCCGCCCTTCACCCTGGTCGGCGCCACCACCCGGGCGGGCCTGCTGCCGCCCCCGCTGCGCGACCGCTTCGGCTTCACCGGCCACATGGAGTTCTACGCCCCGGCCGAACTGGAACGGGTGATTCACCGCTCGGCCCGCCTCCTCGACGTCGAGATCGACGTGGACGGCGCCGCGGAGATCGCGGGACGCTCCCGGGGCACGCCCCGTATCGCCAACCGGCTGCTGCGCCGGGTGCGGGACTATGCCCAGGTCAAGGCCGAGGGCAGGATCGACCGGGAGATCGCGGCGGCGGCCCTGCGGGTGTACGAGGTCGACGGCCGGGGACTCGACCGGCTGGACCGGGCGGTGCTCGGCGCCCTGCTGAAGCTCTTCGGCGGCGGCCCGGTCGGGCTGTCCACGCTCGCGGTCGCCGTGGGGGAGGAGCGCGAGACGGTCGAGGAGGTCGCCGAGCCCTTCCTCGTACGGGAAGGGCTGCTGGCCAGGACGCCGCGCGGCCGGGTCGCCACCCCGGCGGCCTGGGCCCACCTCGGGCTGGTCCCGCCGCAGCACGGCGGAAAGGGACAACAGGGTCTGTTCGGGGCGTGA
- the yajC gene encoding preprotein translocase subunit YajC, protein MNPVTLLPFIVLIGAMFLMTRSAKKKQAAAANMRNEMQPGTGVRTIGGMYATVKELHDDTVLLEVAPGVHAIYAKNAIGAVLDDAEYNRIVHGDDEELDVDGAVVPDDASSLTELDDTDAADEADDAKTDLVKKTESDDEPAQDDKKSEGKADGETDAK, encoded by the coding sequence GTGAATCCCGTGACTCTCCTCCCCTTCATCGTGCTCATCGGGGCCATGTTCCTGATGACGCGGTCCGCCAAGAAGAAGCAGGCGGCGGCTGCGAACATGCGCAATGAAATGCAGCCCGGCACCGGCGTCCGGACGATCGGGGGCATGTACGCCACCGTCAAGGAGCTTCACGACGACACGGTCCTCCTCGAGGTCGCTCCCGGCGTCCACGCCATCTACGCCAAGAACGCCATCGGCGCCGTCCTCGACGACGCGGAGTACAACCGCATCGTCCACGGTGACGACGAGGAGCTCGACGTCGACGGCGCGGTCGTGCCGGACGACGCCTCCTCGCTGACCGAGCTCGACGACACCGACGCCGCCGACGAGGCCGACGACGCGAAGACCGACCTGGTCAAGAAGACCGAGTCGGACGACGAGCCGGCCCAGGACGACAAGAAGTCCGAGGGCAAGGCCGACGGCGAGACCGACGCCAAGTAG
- the secD gene encoding protein translocase subunit SecD, with product MAAPKKGRGPAGGQGRPGRALALILIAMVALTGGMFLADQPTPRLGIDLAGGTSITLEAKAEPGEEQAVNKTNMDTAVQIMERRVNGLGVSEAEVQTQGNSNIIVNIPKGTNSAQAREQVGTTAKLYFRPVLTVAQGAPTPTPSASSSDKASPSASPKASASSSAKSSDKASSPSSTPSASATTQGRAVTGALKADSSPTPKASTSPTASKEDEAAAAKLQKQFEALDCSTKAGRSKAALGAKPSDTVVACSQEGDAKYVLGPSEVSGTEVDSAKANFDQQRGMWIVQMEFTGKGSKQFQAITKKLSAQQEPQNQFAIALDGEVVSAPRVNETLSGSAEISGSFTQQSAEDLANVLSYGALPLSFKEQSVTTVTAALGGEQLRAGLIAGAIGLALVVIYLVAYYRGLAFIALLSLLVSGILTYTIMSLLGPAIGFALNLPAVCGAIVAIGITADSFIVYFERIRDEIREGRTLRPAVERAWPRARRTILVSDFVSFLAAAVLFVVTVGKVQGFAFTLGLTTLLDVVVVFLFTKPLMTIMARTKFFASGHPWSGLDPKRLGAKPPLRRSRRVNAPTDPKEA from the coding sequence GTGGCAGCACCGAAGAAGGGCCGAGGACCGGCCGGCGGTCAGGGCAGGCCGGGGCGTGCCCTGGCTCTGATCCTCATCGCCATGGTCGCCCTCACCGGCGGGATGTTCCTGGCCGACCAGCCGACGCCGCGACTCGGCATCGACCTGGCGGGCGGTACGTCCATCACGCTCGAGGCCAAGGCCGAGCCGGGCGAGGAGCAGGCGGTCAACAAGACCAACATGGACACGGCGGTCCAGATCATGGAGCGCCGCGTCAACGGTCTCGGCGTCTCCGAGGCCGAGGTCCAGACCCAGGGCAACAGCAACATCATCGTCAACATCCCCAAGGGCACGAACTCGGCCCAGGCCCGTGAGCAGGTCGGTACGACCGCCAAGCTCTACTTCCGGCCGGTGCTGACCGTCGCCCAGGGCGCGCCCACGCCGACGCCCAGCGCCTCGTCCTCCGACAAGGCCAGCCCGTCGGCGTCCCCGAAGGCCTCCGCCTCGTCCTCCGCCAAGTCGTCCGACAAGGCCTCCAGCCCGTCGTCGACGCCCAGCGCGAGCGCCACCACCCAGGGCCGCGCGGTCACCGGCGCCCTGAAGGCGGACTCCTCGCCCACCCCCAAGGCGAGCACCAGCCCCACGGCCTCCAAGGAGGACGAGGCGGCCGCCGCCAAGCTGCAGAAGCAGTTCGAGGCGCTCGACTGCTCCACCAAGGCCGGCCGCTCCAAGGCCGCGCTGGGCGCCAAGCCCAGTGACACCGTGGTCGCGTGCAGCCAGGAGGGCGACGCCAAGTACGTGCTCGGCCCGTCGGAGGTCTCCGGCACCGAGGTCGACTCGGCCAAGGCCAACTTCGACCAGCAGCGCGGCATGTGGATCGTCCAGATGGAGTTCACCGGCAAGGGCTCCAAGCAGTTCCAGGCGATCACCAAGAAGCTCTCCGCCCAGCAGGAGCCGCAGAACCAGTTCGCCATCGCGCTGGACGGCGAGGTCGTCTCCGCCCCCCGCGTCAACGAGACCCTCAGCGGCAGCGCGGAGATCTCCGGCAGCTTCACCCAGCAGTCCGCCGAGGACCTGGCCAACGTGCTCTCCTACGGTGCGCTCCCGCTCTCCTTCAAGGAGCAGAGCGTCACCACCGTCACCGCCGCACTCGGTGGCGAGCAGCTGCGCGCGGGCCTCATCGCCGGCGCCATCGGCCTCGCCCTGGTCGTCATCTACCTGGTCGCCTACTACCGCGGGCTGGCGTTCATCGCGCTCCTCAGCCTCCTGGTCTCCGGCATCCTGACCTACACGATCATGTCGCTGCTCGGCCCGGCCATCGGATTCGCGCTGAACCTGCCCGCTGTGTGCGGCGCCATCGTGGCGATCGGTATCACCGCGGACTCGTTCATCGTGTACTTCGAACGCATCCGGGACGAGATCCGCGAGGGCCGCACGCTCCGTCCGGCCGTCGAGCGGGCCTGGCCCCGTGCCCGGCGCACCATCCTGGTCTCGGACTTCGTGTCCTTCCTCGCCGCGGCCGTGCTCTTCGTGGTCACCGTCGGCAAGGTCCAGGGCTTCGCGTTCACGCTGGGTCTCACCACCCTGCTCGACGTGGTCGTGGTGTTCCTGTTCACCAAGCCGCTCATGACGATCATGGCCCGTACGAAGTTCTTCGCGAGCGGTCACCCGTGGTCCGGACTGGACCCGAAGCGGCTCGGCGCCAAGCCGCCGCTGCGCCGCTCCCGCCGTGTCAACGCCCCCACCGACCCGAAGGAGGCGTGA
- the secF gene encoding protein translocase subunit SecF, producing the protein MSRLGNLGARLYRGEVGYDFIGKRKIWYGISILITITAIVGLAVSGLNMGIEFKGGAVFTTPKTSVSVSDAEDVATEASGHQAIVQKLGNGGLRIQITEVDTAKSDEIKTQLSKDLSVPSEKIAADLVGPSWGEQIANKAWTGLGVFMVLVVIYLAIAFEWRMAIAALVALIHDITITVGIYALVGFEVTPGTVIGLLTILGYSLYDTVVVFDSLKEGTKGITKQTRWTYSEIANRSINGTLVRSINTTVVALLPVAGLLFIGGGVLGAGMLNDISLALFVGLAAGAYSSIFIATPLVADLKERDPQMKALKKRVLAKRAAAAARGEANEAEQAEEAEQRGPRDRDAAPAGAVVGQRQQPPRGHGRTPGKRR; encoded by the coding sequence ATGTCGCGACTCGGCAATCTCGGCGCCCGTCTCTACCGCGGCGAGGTCGGCTACGACTTCATCGGCAAGCGCAAGATCTGGTACGGCATCTCGATCCTGATCACCATCACGGCCATCGTCGGCCTGGCGGTCAGCGGCCTGAACATGGGCATCGAGTTCAAGGGCGGCGCCGTCTTCACCACCCCGAAGACGAGCGTGTCCGTCTCCGACGCGGAGGACGTGGCCACGGAGGCCTCCGGGCACCAGGCCATCGTCCAGAAGCTCGGCAACGGCGGTCTGCGCATCCAGATCACCGAGGTCGACACCGCGAAGTCGGACGAGATCAAGACCCAGCTCTCCAAGGACCTGAGCGTCCCGTCCGAGAAGATCGCCGCCGACCTGGTCGGCCCCAGCTGGGGTGAGCAGATCGCCAACAAGGCCTGGACCGGCCTCGGCGTCTTCATGGTCCTGGTGGTCATCTACCTGGCCATCGCCTTCGAGTGGCGGATGGCGATCGCGGCCCTGGTCGCGCTGATCCACGACATCACCATCACGGTCGGCATCTACGCCCTGGTCGGCTTCGAGGTCACCCCGGGCACCGTGATCGGTCTGCTGACGATCCTCGGTTACTCCCTCTACGACACGGTCGTCGTCTTCGACAGCCTCAAGGAGGGCACGAAGGGGATCACCAAGCAGACCCGGTGGACGTACAGCGAGATCGCCAACCGCTCCATCAACGGCACGCTGGTCCGGTCGATCAACACCACGGTCGTCGCCCTGCTGCCGGTCGCGGGTCTGCTGTTCATCGGTGGCGGCGTCCTCGGCGCCGGCATGCTGAACGACATCTCGCTGGCCCTGTTCGTCGGCCTCGCGGCCGGTGCGTACTCCTCGATCTTCATCGCCACCCCGCTGGTCGCCGACCTCAAGGAGCGCGACCCGCAGATGAAGGCCCTGAAGAAGCGGGTCCTCGCCAAGCGCGCGGCCGCCGCCGCCAGGGGCGAGGCCAACGAGGCGGAGCAGGCCGAGGAGGCCGAGCAGCGCGGCCCGCGCGACCGGGACGCTGCACCCGCCGGTGCGGTCGTCGGCCAGCGCCAGCAGCCCCCCAGGGGCCACGGACGGACCCCCGGGAAGCGTCGATGA
- a CDS encoding adenine phosphoribosyltransferase, with protein MTSTTENTRDLLLSRIRDVADYPKPGVMFKDITPLLADPVAFTALTDALAELCVRHGATKIVGLEARGFILAAPVAVRAGLGFVPVRKAGKLPGATLSQAYELEYGTAEIEIHAEDLSADDRIMVIDDVLATGGTAGASLELIRRAGAEVAGVAVLMELGFLAGRAALEQSLRGAPLEALITV; from the coding sequence ATGACCAGCACCACCGAGAACACCAGGGACCTCCTGCTCAGCCGGATCCGCGATGTCGCGGACTACCCGAAGCCGGGCGTGATGTTCAAGGACATCACCCCGCTGCTGGCGGACCCGGTGGCGTTCACGGCCCTGACCGACGCCCTCGCGGAGCTGTGCGTACGGCACGGCGCCACGAAGATCGTCGGACTGGAGGCCCGCGGCTTCATCCTGGCCGCGCCGGTCGCCGTCCGGGCAGGCCTCGGCTTCGTCCCCGTCCGCAAGGCCGGGAAGCTGCCGGGAGCCACGCTCAGCCAGGCGTACGAGCTGGAGTACGGCACCGCGGAGATCGAGATCCACGCGGAGGACCTGTCGGCCGACGACCGGATCATGGTCATCGACGACGTCCTGGCCACCGGCGGCACCGCCGGCGCCTCGCTGGAGCTCATCCGGCGGGCCGGCGCCGAGGTCGCCGGGGTCGCCGTGCTGATGGAGCTCGGCTTCCTGGCCGGGCGGGCCGCGCTGGAGCAGAGCCTCCGGGGCGCTCCGCTGGAGGCCCTGATCACGGTCTGA